The sequence GGCCCGGGGCGCTGGGGTGGGAAGCCGGGCTGGCCGGGAAGGCCCGGCCCGCCGGGCGGCCAGCCGTAGTGCGCGCCGCCGGGCTGGGCTTCGCCAGGGCCCCGGCGGATCTGGGTCAGTTCCTCGTCCGCCGGCCGCTGGACCGCGGCCCCGGTCCCCGCGGCGACCAGCTGGGGTGTTCCCGGCAGCGACTCGGGGCCGGCCAGCCCGCTCCGGTCGAGCAACCCGGTGGCGCTCGCGGTCGCCGCGCCGGAGGTCTGCGCCAGGGCACCCTGAGCCGAGGGCTCCTGAGCCGGTGGAGTCTCGGCCGGAGCCGGCGCGGACGACGAAACCACTGGCTCCTCGACCGGCGCGGCCGGAAGTGCGGCCGCCTGGGCCGCCGGCGCTTCGACCGGAGCCGGCTGAGCCTCCTCGGCCGCCGCGGGCGCCTGGGCCGACGACACCTGAACCGGCACCGCCTGAACTGGCACGGCCTGGGCCGGGGCTGGCTGAACGGGGACCACCCGCGAGGGGTTTGCCCGTACCTGCGGAGCCTCGACCGGCGTCAGCTGGGACGGAGCTGCCGGAACCGGCGCCGCCGAGGACGACGTCGTCCGGCGGCCGCTGGTCGCGGTCTTCTGGGACAGCGTGTCGGCCGCGGCGTCCAGCCAGTGGGTCAACGTGTCGGGCAGCGGGCCGCCCGCCTGGCCCGGCCGCTGCTCCGGCGGGGCGGCGAGCGGCCGCAGGACGTGCTGGATCAGGGCGGGGCGCCGGCCGGTCAGCTCGTCACGGTGCAGCATCTCGGCGAGCGCCGCCTCGTCCAGCCAGCCCTCCCGGGTGGTCGGCAGCTTCTCGCCGAGCAGGATCTGCGCGGTCGTGGCCGCGAAGGCGTACCAGTCGGCCGACGTCGTCGCCATCGCGCCGTGCAGGCGCAGCTCGGGGGCCGCGTAGGGCGCGCTGCGGCCGGACACCCCGGTCGCGTCGGTCAGCCGGGCGAGCCCCAGGTCGACCAGCATGGTGCTGCCGTCCCGGTCGACCACGATGTTGGCCGGCTTCACGTCGCCGTGCGCGACCGGCACGGCCGTCAGCCGGCCCGAATGCATCTCGTCCAGCGCCCCGGCGACGTTGCGCAGCTTCCGGATCCGCTCGGAGACCAGCGCCTCCGGGTGCTCGTCGCACCACTCCCGCAGCGTCATGCCCTCGACGAAGTCCATGACGACGTAGCCGAACCGGGTCCCGGGATCGGCGAGACCCGCGGGGTGCAGCTTCGGCCCGGTGAACACGTCGGTGACCCGGACGAGGCCGGGGTGCCGCAGCGTGCTGAGCAGCCGGTCGGTCTTCTCCCAGTCGGCCTCGTCGCCGGGCCAGGCGGGCATGATCTTCACGGCGACGGTACTGCGGCCCGACATCGAAAGCTGAAGATGCGCGCGCCACACCTCGCCCTCGCCGCCCCCGCCCACGTTCTCGACCAGGCGATATTTGTCGGGCGCCGCAACCGGCCCGACCC is a genomic window of Pseudofrankia inefficax containing:
- a CDS encoding protein kinase family protein, with the translated sequence MSDAGFWVGPVAAPDKYRLVENVGGGGEGEVWRAHLQLSMSGRSTVAVKIMPAWPGDEADWEKTDRLLSTLRHPGLVRVTDVFTGPKLHPAGLADPGTRFGYVVMDFVEGMTLREWCDEHPEALVSERIRKLRNVAGALDEMHSGRLTAVPVAHGDVKPANIVVDRDGSTMLVDLGLARLTDATGVSGRSAPYAAPELRLHGAMATTSADWYAFAATTAQILLGEKLPTTREGWLDEAALAEMLHRDELTGRRPALIQHVLRPLAAPPEQRPGQAGGPLPDTLTHWLDAAADTLSQKTATSGRRTTSSSAAPVPAAPSQLTPVEAPQVRANPSRVVPVQPAPAQAVPVQAVPVQVSSAQAPAAAEEAQPAPVEAPAAQAAALPAAPVEEPVVSSSAPAPAETPPAQEPSAQGALAQTSGAATASATGLLDRSGLAGPESLPGTPQLVAAGTGAAVQRPADEELTQIRRGPGEAQPGGAHYGWPPGGPGLPGQPGFPPQRPGPPRAHPAWTIPVVIAAAVAAVVLLGSVTVVIIKFGAGSGSGNGPRVIAGTHPSVSSGPAATHSLADTEAASGSPAAGSSAAPGGTSNGGSGAVAPVIPAPNDPGGQNDQPANVPPAQTSGFHAARTLSGHTSRVQGVAVSPNGRTVASASDDGTARLWDESTGQQLAVLPGSGKQVSVAFSPDGSLLAVTAENRSVGLWRVSSPSSPQQVGTLTGFGGEVWAVAFSPLGGGILATGSADGTIRLWNVADPSSPQQLSSVNPGDNQIWTVEFSPNGRTLASGSQRGQIRLWNVADASSPGMFGTLSGHTGVVMSVAFSPDGATLASGSTDATMRTWSVSGQRLLSTRGFNNEVWEVVFAPGGGTVAVACRDQTVQVWNLANPQSPSSVATLNGHGDLVSSVAWVPGGRTIVSGSWDTTVRLWTSG